Proteins encoded in a region of the Arvicanthis niloticus isolate mArvNil1 chromosome 16, mArvNil1.pat.X, whole genome shotgun sequence genome:
- the Hsh2d gene encoding hematopoietic SH2 domain-containing protein isoform X1, which translates to MAEVRRLPPPLPPRLDWFVHTQADLLSQAGIPEWFHGTISREAAENLLKSQPLGTFLIRVSHSHVGYTLSYKAQTCCRHFMVKLSEDGTFAFAGDHVTHASLDALVTFHQQNPIRPFGELLTQACGQEDPANVDYEDLFLYANALVQDAESQVLRTKVQRPSSCPPEETSERKPSTTTKGEFASASRSPKALFEESGQKLWKNLRSLPQTSRRVKQRLTSHLSTVNLLGDAKHVAQQHRSPVTRAFSWDSASHFKDPCAATTSLQNPAEPQALRDREATFRDSRPASWREAFSGVKAWRGKVVRALSAQEPVDLPEDQDWLPEEYRPPPPFAPGY; encoded by the exons ATGGCAGAAGTCAGGAGGCTGCCCCCACCACTGCCTCCTCGGCTGGACTGGTTTGTGCACACCCAGGCGGACCTGCTTTCCCAAGCCGGGATTCCTGAGTGGTTCCATGGCACCATCTCCCGAGA GGCTGCTGAGAACCTGTTGAAGTCACAACCCCTGGGGACCTTTCTTATCCGAGTCAGCCACAGCCATGTGGGCTACACCCTTTCCTACAA AGCCCAGACCTGCTGCCGTCACTTCATGGTGAAGCTTTCAGAAGATGGGACTTTCGCCTTCGCTGGGGACCACGTTACCCACGCCTCTCTAGATGCCCTGGTCACCTTCCACCAACAAAATCCTATTCGGCCATTTGGGGAGCTGCTGACCCAGGCCTGCGGGCAG GAAGATCCAGCAAACGTGGACTACGAAGATCTCTTCCTATACGCGAACGCCCTGGTTCAGGATGCTGAAAGCCAAGTTCTGAGAACGAAAGTTCAAAGGCCTTCTTCCTGCCCACCTGAGGAG aCCTCTGAAAGGAAGCCATCCACAACAACTAAAGGAGAATTCGCATCGGCTTCCCGCTCCCCAAAAGCCCTTTTCGAGGAGTCTGGACAGAAGCTGTGGAAGAACCTGAGGTCCTTACCTCAGACCAGCCGGAGGGTGAAACAGCGACTCACTTCGCACCTGTCCACCGTGAACCTGTTGGGGGATGCTAAGCACGTGGCACAGCAGCACCGCAGCCCTGTGACTCGAGCATTCAGCTGGGACAGTGCTAGCCACTTCAAGGACCCCTGTGCAGCCACCACCTCTCTCCAAAACCCTGCAGAGCCCCAGGccctgagagacagagaagccaCCTTCAGGGACTCCAGGCCTGCCAGCTGGAGGGAGGCATTCTCAGGGGTCAAAGCCTGGCGTGGAAAGGTAGTGAGGGCCCTGTCAGCCCAGGAGCCTGTGGACTTGCCAGAAGACCAGGACTGGCTGCCCGAGGAATACCGCCCGCCACCACCTTTCGCCCCTGGGTACTAA
- the Cib3 gene encoding calcium and integrin-binding family member 3, giving the protein MGNKQTVFSHEQLEEYQDCTFFTRKEIMRLFYRYQDLAPQLVPLDYTTSPEVKVPYELIGSMPELKDNPFRQRIAQVFSQDGDGHMTLENFLDMFSVMSEMAPRDLKAYYAFKIYDFNNDNYICAWDLEQTVTRLTRGELSAEEVTLVCEKVLDEADSDHDGRLSLEDFQNMILRAPDFLSTFHIRI; this is encoded by the exons ATGGGCAACAAGCAGACTGTCTTTAGTCACGAGCAGCTGGAGGAATACCAG GACTGTACTTTCTTCACAAGAAAGGAGATCATGAG GTTGTTCTATCGGTACCAGGACCTGGCCCCTCAGTTGGTGCCTCTTGACTATACCACCAGTCCAGAGGTGAAGGTGCCGTACGAGCTGATTGGCAGCATGCCAGAGCTGAAG GATAACCCTTTCCGCCAGAGGATTGCGCAGGTCTTCTCTCAAGATGGGGATGGTCACATGACCTTAGAGAACTTCTTGGATATGTTCTCAGTGATGAGTGAGATGGCTCCAAGGGACCTGAAGGCCTACTATGCCTTTAAGATTTATG ACTTCAACAATGACAACTACATCTGTGCATGGGACCTGGAGCAGACGGTGACCAGGCTGACCCGTGGGGAGCTGAGTGCTGAGGAGGTGACCCTGGTCTGTGAGAAGGTGCTGGATGAAGCAGACAGTGACCATGATGGGCGGCTGTCCCTGGAGGACTTTCAAAATATGATCCTGAGAGCCCCAGACTTTCTCAG CACCTTCCACATCCGCATCTGA
- the Hsh2d gene encoding hematopoietic SH2 domain-containing protein isoform X2: protein MAPSPERAAENLLKSQPLGTFLIRVSHSHVGYTLSYKAQTCCRHFMVKLSEDGTFAFAGDHVTHASLDALVTFHQQNPIRPFGELLTQACGQEDPANVDYEDLFLYANALVQDAESQVLRTKVQRPSSCPPEETSERKPSTTTKGEFASASRSPKALFEESGQKLWKNLRSLPQTSRRVKQRLTSHLSTVNLLGDAKHVAQQHRSPVTRAFSWDSASHFKDPCAATTSLQNPAEPQALRDREATFRDSRPASWREAFSGVKAWRGKVVRALSAQEPVDLPEDQDWLPEEYRPPPPFAPGY from the exons ATGGCACCATCTCCCGAG AGGGCTGCTGAGAACCTGTTGAAGTCACAACCCCTGGGGACCTTTCTTATCCGAGTCAGCCACAGCCATGTGGGCTACACCCTTTCCTACAA AGCCCAGACCTGCTGCCGTCACTTCATGGTGAAGCTTTCAGAAGATGGGACTTTCGCCTTCGCTGGGGACCACGTTACCCACGCCTCTCTAGATGCCCTGGTCACCTTCCACCAACAAAATCCTATTCGGCCATTTGGGGAGCTGCTGACCCAGGCCTGCGGGCAG GAAGATCCAGCAAACGTGGACTACGAAGATCTCTTCCTATACGCGAACGCCCTGGTTCAGGATGCTGAAAGCCAAGTTCTGAGAACGAAAGTTCAAAGGCCTTCTTCCTGCCCACCTGAGGAG aCCTCTGAAAGGAAGCCATCCACAACAACTAAAGGAGAATTCGCATCGGCTTCCCGCTCCCCAAAAGCCCTTTTCGAGGAGTCTGGACAGAAGCTGTGGAAGAACCTGAGGTCCTTACCTCAGACCAGCCGGAGGGTGAAACAGCGACTCACTTCGCACCTGTCCACCGTGAACCTGTTGGGGGATGCTAAGCACGTGGCACAGCAGCACCGCAGCCCTGTGACTCGAGCATTCAGCTGGGACAGTGCTAGCCACTTCAAGGACCCCTGTGCAGCCACCACCTCTCTCCAAAACCCTGCAGAGCCCCAGGccctgagagacagagaagccaCCTTCAGGGACTCCAGGCCTGCCAGCTGGAGGGAGGCATTCTCAGGGGTCAAAGCCTGGCGTGGAAAGGTAGTGAGGGCCCTGTCAGCCCAGGAGCCTGTGGACTTGCCAGAAGACCAGGACTGGCTGCCCGAGGAATACCGCCCGCCACCACCTTTCGCCCCTGGGTACTAA